In Pan troglodytes isolate AG18354 chromosome 20, NHGRI_mPanTro3-v2.0_pri, whole genome shotgun sequence, the genomic window CACTCACTGCCCTCCACCGCAAATGGGCCCTGGCCTACCTTCTGGTGGCTGCACCTCACCTTGCTCCAGGGGGCATAACCCAGTCTCCTGCCTACCCTGCCTCTGAATGGGCCGTGCCCCTCACCTGGGGATCCCCTCATTTCCTAGCCTTCAAGGCCTCTTGGTCACCCCCTGAGCCTCTCCTGAGCGGTCGTCCATCAGATCCTCCCACTCCCATTCCAGTCTCAAACCCCAGCTGGTTACCTCTCCatgcctgtttctctctctctctctctttttttttttttttttgagatggagtcttgctctgtcctcaggctggagtgcactggtgcgatctcggctcactgcaacctctgcctcctgggttcaagcaattctcgtgcctcagcctcccgagtagctgggattacaggtacatgccaccatgctcagctaatttttgtatttttagtagagacggggtttcaccatgttggccaggctgtcttgaactcctgacctcaaatgatccgcctgccttggccttccaaagtgctaggattacaggcatgagctactgcgcccggccccatgcctgttttccttgtctgtaaaatggggataaacaGAGTCGCCTTGAGGGCTATCGTGAGCATTGAGCAAGATGGGACTGTTGAACTGTTCCCCTAGGAAGCGATGGCCAAGATTGCAGCTCCTGCTGGCTCTAGGCTTTCCCTCTCCCGCTGTACTCCTTCGGCCAAGCCAAGCGCTGCTCTGAGCGCCTGGGTTGGGGTGCAGCGTGCGATGTGGGTGCAGAGGGAAGACAGCCTGAAATAGGGCAGCTGAGAGCCCTTGGGGTCTGGAGGAACAAGCACCTCACCCTGCATGCACCTCTACCTCTTGGCCTGTCTCTGACCCCAGCATGGGCCTGGCCCCAGAGCTGACTTCACCCCTGGGGGTGGCAGGAAGCAGCAGCTGGTGACCAGAAGCTGGTGCTGCTACAAGGCGGTAAATTTAATAAGATTATTCGGATCTGTTCTCATGGAGGCTGGGCACGCAGGGACCTGCCCTGTCCCTCCTGGATTGTGACTTCTGACTTCTCCTTTCCCGTAGCCTCAgttccccatcctcctcctccagaAAGACACCTCCTTCTGGTCCCCTCTGTGTCCCACTCCCACcagccctcccttcccccaacccagGTCCCATTCAGCTGCTTACATCTCCATAGTTTCTGTCCCCCAGGACCAGGAATGTGAAGGAGGAAGGGTTTGCACTACGCAGCTCTGAGATTCCAGGGCTCGAAGGATCTAGCTCCCAAGAGCCTAGGCTCAGAAACTCCTTACACTTCTTCTGAGATGCCGAACTCTGGAATCCTAGGGTGCAGGACCCCATGATCTTGGCCCCATAGGATTGAAAGATGCTGGAATTCCAGCCCTCAGAGGTCCTGGGATCCTAGATTCCTTTGCATTTCAGGTTCTGAGCTGTAAGGATGCAGGATCTGTGAATTCTGGAATCCTTCTAGCTCCTTCCTGCCCAGTTTCTCTCCCCGCTCCTCCTCCACACCCTAGCTCATCTCTGGCTCACTCCCTGTCCCCCGTCTCCCCCGGGGCTCCCACAGACATGATGCAACCAGGCCGGAGCCAAGCCAGCTCAGAGGTGGGAAGCAGGAGGGAGATGTAATTACAGACGCTCCTGCCTAGATCCTACTGGAAACTCAGAGTAGGGGCCCGGGGGACCCTAATCCAATGTGAATAATGGAGCAGACTTGTGCACATTCCCCCTGTGGAGGGGAGGCCCAGCAAGCCACCTCCAGCCAGATCCAGGGTCCAGCCTCCACCAGCCCCAAGCTGGGAAGCCTGAGTATTAGACAAGATAAGAAGAGAtgtgggagaggagagggagtgaTCCTCAGGCCCTTGGGCCAACCAGGTAAAATAATTGGCCAAACCCACAGCTTCCCTGGCCTGCATTCTCCCCATTTTCAATGGagacacagaacatttcatttttcttttcttttcttttcttttttttcttttcaaatagagtctcgccctattgcccaggctggagtgcagtggcgtgatcttgtctcactgcaacctccacctcccaggttcaagcgattctcctacctcagcctcctgagtagctgggattacacgttcatgccaccatgcccagctaatttttgtcttcttagtagaggcggggtttcaccatgttggccaggctaatcttgaactcctgacctcaagtgatttgcccacctcggcttctcaaagtgctggatttataggcgtgacccaccacgcccagccattttatttctcattcctcCATAAGAAGCACCCGACACAGGCTTCAGGCTAAATGGCAACTGGTCCCCAGCTTCCTTGACCAGAAGACAATAGGGCATGGTGGGGACTTTGGTGAGCTGGAAAGCCCAGGCCCCGTCTCACAGCCTATGCGTCACCAGACCTTACAATTTCAAAGAAGACTTTGCAATTCCAGAGGAATATGGACTTTGATGTGAAATATCTGTGTTTTTCAATTGGCAGCCAAGTCAAGAACATCTTTAAACATCATGTAAAGCCATAAAAATATAACTGCGGCCAGGCGGGTgggtcacgcttgtaatcccagcacttgggaggccgaggcaggcggatcacttgaggtcaggagttcaagaccagcctggccaacatggtgaaaccccgcctctactaaaaatacaaaaattagctgggcgtgatggtgcatgcctgtaatcccagctacttggggggctgaggcaggagaattccttgaacctgggaggcggaggttgcagtgagccaagatcctgccgctgcactccatcctgggtgacagagcgagattccgtctctctctctctctctttctctctctctctcgatagatagatagatagatagatagatagatagatagatcgatcTGCAAGCTACGTATGTCCTGCAGGCCAGCAGTATGTGAATTGGAAAACAGAGGGCAGGAACCAGAGCTGTCACAGTCATCCCTTTGTCTccagaaaaatgacaaaataaaagaagaatgaaggaatgtactcattattttctttcctctccctccctctagcCATGTTTCTCTCTTCTGGGTCCCCAAATTTTATTACCACCATGTTCcagctcagatgtcacctcctccaggaagcccgcCCTTACCTCCAAGCTGAGTCAGGAGTTATCTCTGCGCTCCCCCACCCAGCACTGCTCACTCTGGGTTTTTACCATCTGGGGACAGGTCTTTCTCTCCTACTGGACTCTGAGCCCCAAGAGGGCAGGGCAGAGCCAAGGCTGTCTTGGTCACAGCCATGTCCCTAGCATTGCCCAGCGCTGGTCAGAGAGTAGGTACTCAGGGAGTGtttggaagaatgaatgaatgaatgaacaagtgagCAGGGAAAAAGTGCAGGGCTTTAGGACAGAAGCGGGCCTGCGGTAGAGGGGAACCAGGTGTGAAAACAGGAGTCGTTAAGGGGGTGAGAAGTGTGGGATGGGGACTGGGGACACTAAGAATGTCCAAGCcagtggggaggagaggagagaggatggCGGAGGGGTTCAGGGAGCACTGGAGTACCCCCGTCAGCGCTCTGTTACCGCCTAGCTTTGTGACTCTGAATAAAGGACTTCCTTCGGCTCAGTTTCCTCTTGGGTATCATACAAGTAGTTAGCTGTCTTCTGGGGCTGTCGGGACCATTAAGTTCAGGATCGACCGTGGAGGAGAGAGCACCGAATACTCATCTCCTCCGAAGCTTTGGTGGAGTCGTACTCCCTCCACGtccaccccaacccccaacacacacactcagaaGGAATGAGAACGGACACAGCTTCCCCTACGGTGGCCCCAAGCTCTGtgcgtgcctcagtctccctgaaaGCACAGGCACCACCACAGTTACCAAGTTTATTGGATCCATACTTTGGCAGGGGAGGGTAAGCTGTCCGGAGGGCTCAGAGCAGAACACAAAAGAGGCGCTTGTCGCGGAAGGGGTTCTCCGCGGCGGGTACTGGCGTCACCAGCGGGTCATCTTTGGCATGCGTCTCGCAGAAAGCCAGGAGTTCCGCTGCTGCCTGCGACACCTGCGAGCACCCGGGTGGAGATGTCACCGCCCTGCCCGGCTCCTTGGAGCCGCCCACTTAGGCCCCGCCTCTTGCcctgtcccctcctcccaccttgcccCGCCCCATACAGGCCTTTCCCCTTGTCCTACTCCGCCCCCTCGTCctggcccctcccctgccccacccctcccctcgtCCTGGCCCCTCCCCTGTTCTGCCCCTCCCCTCGTCCTggcccctcctcctgccctgccccGCCCCTTGCCCAGCCCTGTTCCCAGGGGCATCCTTGCACTATGGCTCCGAGCCGGGCCGACACAGCCCCGGACAGACCGCAGGCCCAGAACCCCCGCCCTATTCCCCACCCCGACCCAGCACCTTCATGCGGTCGATGTTCACCTCCAGCTTCAGCTGTTCCACCGTCTTGCGGGCCTCGGCAATCTTGGCCATGTTGTTGGACATGGTTGCGGCGGGGAAGGGGTTAAAAGACGCGCGGGAGTGGGGGCTGTGGGGGTAGGTTAGGATACGTCTGGGTCCCGAGGTGCGGGCGAGAGGGCGGACCCCAGTAACAGGTGCGAGGGTGGAAGGGCGCGTGAATGGGGTGGCCAGGGGCTGGTGGAGGGAGGGACAGATGAAGGGGACAGGAACAGGAGGAGCGATGGAGGGGTGCACGGATGGAGGTAGCTAAGGCAGGTGGGGAGAGAGCAGGGAGGggcgagggagggaaggaggggcgcacagatgggaggctgagacagaaggacaGGGCCACAGGTGCTGGATCAGAATCCAGGTGTCCTCACCCCCGGGGGCAGAGCGAGAGCCAGGAGGGGGGCCCCTCCCCCAGGCCAATTAGCAGTGGCTCCAGGGAGAACTGGGAATTAAGATCGCGGCGGGAGGGGCACAGAGGGGGCCTCATTAGGGCCTTGGCAGCAGCTGCCCCCTCCGCCACCCTCAGGGAGCCCCCCCACCCTAGCCCTGGTCACCTCAAAGCCTCCTCTGCTCATTAGCAGCCAGGGGAGAGGGTTGGGGGAGCCCAACTCGGGCACCTGAGGAGAGGCCTATCGGATGGACAGAGGGACAACGGGACgcgcagaggcagagacagagtaatggagggagagactgaggcacGGGAGAAATGAAGAGACGGGGAGgaatagagagagggagagactggGGGAGGAATGAAGTGATGGAGGAGAAAATAGAGGGACAAATGAAGGGGGGAGCAAGGAACAGGGTGATACAAGGCGACAGGCACCGAGGGGACAAAGGGACAGAGGGGACAGAGCgggggagatggagggagggggtgtggggtgggagaggatggggagatggagggagggggtgTGGGGTGGGAGAGGATGGAGGAGATGGACGGATGGGGTGGGAGAGGATGGGGTGATGGAGGGAGGGAcgaaggagagagaaggggaaatggaggaaggggggagggaggaaggagcagAGACACCAAGGAGATAAAGGAACAGAGACGGGGAGATAGAGGGacagaggaaagaagggaaggacaaagagagagatggaggggtTGGGGAGAGATGGAAACAGAAAGTGGGAGAGAGGAACAAAGCGAGAGACAGGCTGATGGAGACGCAGAagaattcattcactcactcattcactcattcattcccaGGCGGAGAGACGGTGGCCAAGGAGCAGGCAAAGGGACCAGCTGTGGGGCCGGGACCGGAGCTTCCTACCTGTTGCTGCTCTGGGCCGGGCTGGCGGCGGTGACAGAGGCTGGGAGGCAGCGTCTGGGTCCCTCCggcccgccccgccccctcccctggGGCGCAGCCCCTACGGACCCGCCTCCTCCCGGAGCCACCGTCCCCGCCGCCCCGCCACCTTGGGGCTCCCTCTCTGGGCCCTCTCTCTTGTCTGTCAGTCCTATCTTTGTccctctccctgtgtctctgcCGCTGCTGTCCTCTTGTGTGactctctctgtgcctctctcACACTCACTAGAAAACACAGTCTCTCTAGGTGGGCCCCGGGCCTTGCTACATTTAATCCATAGTCACAACAAACCTCTCCAGTGTGTCCCACAGAGCCGCTCACTCAGCCACACTCGCCACCTCGGTgtcaccacccccccccccccagcctcATGCTCACTGTCCCTCACACAGACAAAAACTATCTTGCCCTGTCACACGGTAGCACCACACAACCTCACGAATGACCTTGCTCAACACAACCTCACACGGTTGCCCCAAATGCCACACACAGCCGCCACCAATGGCAGCTCCAAGCGCTACACAGTCAGATAAATTATCTCAGAGCACCAAACGTACCACAGTGTCACACATAATGTCTCCAAATGTCACACACATttgcatgcctttttttttttttttttgagatgaagtctcgctgtgttgcccaggctggagtgcagtggcccaatctcggctcactgcaacctctgcctcctgggttcaagccattctcctgcctcagcctcctgagtagctgggattacaggtgcctgacaccacgcccgtctgatttttgtatttttcgtagagacagggtctcacaatgttggccaggctggtctcgaactcctgacctcaggtcatccacccgcctcggcctcccaaagtgctgggattacaggcgtgagccaccgcgcctggccttgcaTGCCATTTAAACTTCTCTCTCAATCTCACACCCTGTCCCAGTCTCACACTTTCTGTGTCTCACGGTGGCATGCAATTACCCAATACAACCTGTCAAGTACACACTGTTTTACAGTATTTCATAGTAACACCCAGTCGCCTGTCCAGTGACAACCATGGAAGGTCACATACATTCTCTCACAGTCTCCTGGTGTCACACGCATCTGACACATTCCCTCCATACACAGTCTGTCCCTGTCACACACGCGCATGCATCCCATCTCCTGGTGTCATACCTAGCTACCCACGATAGCTCAGTGTCTCACAGAGTCCCACACAAGCTCGCAGCGTTTCACACACTCACTCCCACCTCTCCATCATCTCTTGCCTTCTACACACAAGGCCTCCCTCACGCTCTCGCTTCCGAGTGCCCTGCACAGCCGCAAACTCTCGCATGCACTGTCACAATGCTGCCATCTCTCACCAGCTCAGTGTCACACATAGTCacgcagttttgttttgttttttgagacaaggtctctctctctgtcacccaggctggagtgcagtggtgcgatcttagctcactgcagcctccacctcccaggctcaagcgatcctccaacctcagcctcccagtagctgggaccacagaggtACATAACCGCACCtggttaatttcttttatttttattttggtagagacggcgggtgggggaggggtctccctatgttgcccaggcttgtctcaaactcctggcctcaagggatcctcccgcctcagccacccaaagtgctgggattacagcaatgTGCCTGGATCACGCACTTTTTCACAAGCCATACACAGTGTGGCCAACACAGACTGTCTGACACTCACTGCGTCTGTCCCACCCAGGCCCCCTATGTGCCTCTCATGACACCTGCCCACACCACCTCTCAGTGTACATCAGTCAtcagtctcactctctctcacacagaATCTACTTGTGTGACACACACAGCACCGTATGCTCACCATGttgcacacagccacacacactgCCCCCTCACACGCACCGTCACACACGGTCTCTCACTCCCACATACGGTCTCTCAATGTCCCATACAGAGCCCCAAAGAGTGTCTCTCCCACACCCGATCACACATAACCTTTCATCAGCACACACAGTCACCCACAATCTCTTAGCATCACCAGTAATCTCAGTGTCACACACAGTCAGCGACATGTCATCTCTGACATATGCAGTCCCACTCAGTCTCTCCTTGTCGCACATAATCTCACATCAATCAGTCACACACAGACTCCCAGCACCACATACCATCTCACCAGTACACCATCATGGCAGTACACACTCATGGTGTCCTGGTCCTGGCACTGCACACCATCTCACGGCAGTCGACACTCACACAGTTTCCTGGCGTCGTACACCATCTCACAGCAGTACACATTCACAGATCTCCTGGAGTCACACACCATCACGGcagtacacactcacacactctccAGACGTCTCACGCCGTCTCCCGGCAGTACACACTCACACAGCCTCCAGGTGTCACACGCCATTTCCCAGTGTCACCGCGAACACCAGCGTCCCCCGCTCCCCAGCACTCCCCTTTTGGCGCTCACACGCAGCGTCTGCCGGCCACATGAGGGCGCGCGCAGCACGCCCAGGCGCCCACCCTGCCCCGAGAGGCCGCAGGGAGGAGGTGGCCACAGGGAGGAGGGCCAGGCGGGAGATGAAGGGGAGACTCGGGACCAGAGGAAGCACGGCAGGGAGCCAGGGGCCGGAGGGAGAGGACAGAAGATGGACGCAGAGAAATTCACAGACAGGGGAGGGAGATGCAGGGAGAGTCAGAGAGACGCAGGGGGCTATAGGGAAACAGATTTAGAGAAGGAGCGAGCTAGGgactcagagagacagagacgggGAGGGCGCTGCGGGGAGAGGGacaggagaggcagagacagacagGACACAGAGAGACGGGGGTAGGAGAGAGACACCCAAGCCGAAACTCAGAGACAGGGACGAAGACGCAGACACacagagatggaggcagaggcggccagagagacaaagagatgcACAGAAGGCGCCTTCCAGTGGGGACCCGACGACGGAGGCGGGGCCTGCAGAGGCGCGACCGAAGGGGAGGGGTCCGGGGCGGGGTTTCTAAGGGGGCGTGCCCCTCGGTGTACCTGGGGGCGTGTCCCGATGGACGGGGCTTGGGGTTCTTTCTGGACCTGGAGAAGGCGGGAGCCCTaggaagaggtggaggtggggaggagcaTCTTTACCGCAGTCAGCCCACCCTAACTCGGTTTTCACCGCCTGGACAGGGAAGGGAGACGGGCGGGGAGGGGACCCCGACCCGAGTCCCTGGTGGAGATTTGGGTCTCGGACCCTagctcccctcccccttccccttgcGGGCTCAACGGGGCCAGATAAAGGAGGGAAACCAAGCCCACATCTGGAAAGCATCAGGCGCGCCGGACGTGCCAGGGCCCCAGGCCCGGCTgcggaagaggggaggggagccaAGGCGCTCCTCGCCCCGCCATCGGGGTCCGCCGGCGCCGAGGAGGGGCCTGGGCGTGTGCCGAGCCTCCGCGCCTCTCGCAGCTGGTTTCTATCAgcagtctggcctgggcagcCCCCGAGGAGGAAACCAGCTCAGAGAGGGGGAAGACAGGGTGACGATCCAGTCTTCCCTCCCGCTCCTCCACCGCGGCCAGAagctgggggatgggggagacGGACAGACAGACACTGCCTGCCGTGAGCGCAGCCTCCGTTCCTCTCCTGAGCTGCAGACCGCAGCAGATGACCTCAGTTCCTGTCCTGTGCCCCAGCCTCATGACAGCCTAGCGCTTGAAGGCATTACAGTCCCCATTTTttggaaaaggaaactgaggccctggatTCGGATTCCGTTCTGACGTTAATTATTCAAGAAATCATCAACAAACGGCAAGAGTGAATTCCAGGATCAAATACCCAACCGCCTGGGTGTTTAGTGGGTCTCTCGAACTCAACGCATCCAATACTGAGCTGATTCCATCGACCAAATTCGCTCTTACTTCAGGTTTACCCATCTCAAGTGATGGTAAATCtctgagtttttgttgttgttttgaaacagagtcttgcctgtcgcccaggctggagtgcagtggtgcaatcatagttcactgcagcctgaactcctgggctcaagtgatcctcctgcctcagcctctgcagtaactgggactacaggcatgcacaaccatgaacaggttttgttttgttttttaacagaatctcactctgtcacccatgctggtgtacagtggcacaatctcggcgcactgcaacctctgcctcccaagctcaagcaattctcatgcctcagcctcctgagtagctggtattacaggcatgtgccaccaaatccggctactttttttgtatttttagtagagatgggatttcaccatgatggccaggctggtctcaaactttggcctcaagtgatccacctgcctcggcctcccaaagtgctgggattacaggcgtgagccactgtaaccagcctaactttttattttttttttagaggcagggtctggctatgttgcttaggctggtcctgaactgtgagccaccacacctgggctggGGTCATCCTTGACTCCCCGCCTTCTCTCACACTCCACAAGTCACCCAGTAAGACATCCTGTTGGCTTTATCTTCAAAGCAATTCCAGAATCCAATCCCTCTCACTTCCTCCGCTGTCCCCACTTGGGTCCAGACACCGTTCCCTCCTGCTTGGACTATTACAGTGACCTCTGCATTGACCGCCTATCTTCTCCCTGTCCCCCTCAGCCTGTTTCCCACAGAGCAGCCAAAAGGACACTGTTTCAAAGTGTCCCCATATAATAGCAAGTGAGTATGTGGAGCAACCTGAACCCTCATaagctggtggggatgtaaaatggtgaaGTCGCTTTAGGAAACAACCTggcaagccaggcatggaggctcatgcctgtaatcccagcactttgggaggctgaggcgggcagatcacttgaggtcaggagttcaagagcagcctgggcaacatggtgaaaccccatctgtactaaaaatacaaaaattagctgagcatggtggtgcacgcctgtaatcccagctacttgggaggctgaggcaggagaatcgcttgaacctggcaggcgaaggttgcagtgagccaagatcgcacgactgcactccagcctgggtgacagagtgagactctatctcaaaaaaaatcctggcagttcctcaaaaggttaaacatagagttaacgtatgacccagcaattccactcctaggtgtataTCCAAGAGcaataaaaacatacaaacacgtatataaaaatgttcacagaggcaatattcataatagcccaaagcGGAAACAACACacgttcatcaactgatgaatggacaaATGAAATGTGGTCTATCCAGACAATGGACTAtcaattatttgtcaataaaaggaaatgaagtactaatacctgctacaacatggatgaaagtTGAAAACAGtatgctggctgggtgtggtggctcacgcctgtaaccccggcactttgggaggccgaggcaggcaagttgcttgagcccagaagttcaagaccagcctgaataacatggcaagaccctgtctctacaaaaaaatattaaaaaatcagccaggcacggtggcatgtacctgcagtctcagcttcccaggaggctgaggtgggaggatcacctgaacccaggaggtagaggctgcagggagccgtgattgcaccactactctccaacctgggctaagtgaaagaagccagtcactaaAGGCctgtattgtatgattccatttatatgacatgtcCAGAACTAGCAAATCTATAGAAGGCAAAAGTAGATtactggttgccaggggctgggaaggtTGGAGGATGGCAGCTGTGGTGCAGGGTTTCTTTaggtggtgatggaaatgttttagaaTTCATTGTGGTGATatttgcacaactctgaatatattaaaatactggttttttcttttttttgagactgagtcttgctctgttgcccaggctgaagttcagtggcgtgatctcggctcactgcaagctccgcctcccaagttcaagagattctcccacttcagcctcctgagtagctgggattacaggcacgcaccaccacacccagctaatttttttgtatatttagtagagatggggtttcaccatgttggccaggctggtcttgaactcctgacctcaagtgatctgcccacttcagcctcctaaagtgctgggattacaggcatgagccaccacgcctggccactaaAATACTGAATGTcttttatattcaatatatttaaaaacattgaactgtatactttaCATGGGTAAATTTTTTGGTAGGTGAATATATCTCAGTACAGCTATTAACCCtgccccccccaccaaaaaaaaactttaaaaactctcTTTTATATGCTCAGAATTCTCCTATGGGTGCCaggaaataaaaaccaaaatcccCACCATAGCCCATGAGGCCCCCACGATGTGACAGTCCTTACCTCCCCTCCCTCTCACCTCCCCACTCCagctggcctccttgctgttttgCCAACATGCCAGGCAGAGttttgcctcagggcctttgcactggctgtttcctctgcccAGGATACTCTTCCCCAAGATATTCATAAGTCTCACTCCTCCACCTCCTTCAGGTCTCTGTTCAAATCTCATCTTCTCAATtagaccattctttttttttagacggagtcttgctctgtcacccaggctggagtgcaatggcgcgatctcggctcactgcaacctctgcatcccaggtacaagcgattttcctgcctcagcctcccgagtagctgggacaacaggcacatgccaccacgcctggctaacttttgtatttttagtagagacgaggtttcaccatgttggccaggatggtctcaaactcctgacctcaggtgatccacctgcctcggcctcccaaagtggtgggattacaggcatgaaccaccatctTCTCAATTAGACCATTCTTGATCACTCTACTTAAAATTACACACTCccttggccaggcacactggctcatgcttgtaatcccaacactttgggaggcttaggcaggaggatcacttgagactaggagttggagaccagcctgggcaacatggtgagaccctgcctctgcaaaaaaaataaaaattagccatgcatggtggtgtgtgcctgtagtccaagctgctTGGGAGATTGAAGCAGAAGGATCCttttagcccaggaggtcaaggttgtagtgagccatggttatgccactgcactccagcctgggtgacaaagtgagaccctatctcaaaaactaATAAGTAAAAT contains:
- the GNG8 gene encoding guanine nucleotide-binding protein G(I)/G(S)/G(O) subunit gamma-8 isoform X1, which codes for MRPPLCPSRRDLNSQFSLEPLLIGLGEGPPSWLSLCPRGPHSRASFNPFPAATMSNNMAKIAEARKTVEQLKLEVNIDRMKVSQAAAELLAFCETHAKDDPLVTPVPAAENPFRDKRLFCVLL
- the GNG8 gene encoding guanine nucleotide-binding protein G(I)/G(S)/G(O) subunit gamma-8 isoform X2; this encodes MSNNMAKIAEARKTVEQLKLEVNIDRMKVSQAAAELLAFCETHAKDDPLVTPVPAAENPFRDKRLFCVLL